In Haemophilus parainfluenzae, one genomic interval encodes:
- a CDS encoding DHA2 family efflux MFS transporter permease subunit, whose product MSQSHFTPVQGGALVILTLALSLATFMQVLDSTIANVAIPTIAGDLGASFSQGTWVITSFGVANAISIPITGWLAKRFGEVRLFLISTLLFVLASWLCGISHSLEMLIICRVIQGAVAGPIIPLSQSLLLNNYPPKKRGMALAFWSMTVVVAPIFGPILGGWISDNIHWGWIFFINVPIGLAVVLMSWKILGDRESQISHQPIDTVGLVLLVLGVGCLQLMLDQGREQDWFNSTEIIVLTVIAVVCLIALTIWELTDDNPIVDISLFKSRNFSVGCLSTSLAFLVYLGSVVLIPLLLQQVYGYTATWAGLAAAPVGLFPILLSPIIGKLGHKIDMRILVTISFMVYALTFYWRAVTFEPGMTFADVALPQFVQGLAVACFFMPLTTITLSGLPPEKMASASSLFNFLRTLAGSVGTSLTTFMWYNREAVHHTQLTEAITPYNPISQQFFQTMASFGLNEQQTASYLARQITAQGFIIGANEIFWLSAITFLALFIIVWFAKPPFGNRH is encoded by the coding sequence ATGTCGCAATCTCATTTTACGCCGGTACAAGGCGGTGCACTGGTTATTCTCACGTTAGCGCTCTCGCTTGCGACGTTTATGCAGGTGCTTGATTCCACCATCGCTAACGTTGCCATTCCTACTATTGCAGGTGATTTAGGGGCTTCATTCAGCCAAGGCACATGGGTCATCACTTCGTTCGGTGTGGCCAATGCGATCTCAATTCCTATCACCGGTTGGCTGGCAAAACGTTTCGGTGAAGTGCGGTTATTTTTAATCTCAACCTTACTTTTCGTCCTTGCCTCTTGGCTTTGTGGCATTTCACACAGTTTGGAAATGTTGATTATTTGCCGCGTCATCCAAGGTGCAGTTGCCGGTCCAATCATTCCTCTTTCGCAAAGTTTATTACTCAATAACTATCCGCCTAAAAAACGTGGCATGGCACTGGCATTTTGGTCAATGACCGTGGTGGTCGCTCCTATTTTTGGGCCCATTTTAGGCGGCTGGATCAGCGATAACATTCATTGGGGTTGGATCTTTTTCATCAATGTTCCCATTGGATTGGCCGTCGTCTTAATGAGTTGGAAAATTCTAGGCGATAGAGAAAGCCAAATATCTCATCAACCTATTGATACCGTTGGGCTTGTTTTATTAGTTCTTGGCGTAGGCTGCTTGCAATTAATGCTGGACCAAGGAAGAGAGCAAGATTGGTTTAATTCAACGGAGATTATTGTTCTCACCGTGATTGCGGTTGTATGTTTGATCGCGCTCACCATTTGGGAACTCACTGATGACAATCCCATTGTGGATATTTCACTGTTCAAATCACGCAACTTTAGCGTAGGCTGCCTTTCAACCAGTCTCGCCTTTTTGGTGTATTTGGGGTCTGTTGTACTTATCCCACTTCTACTCCAACAAGTTTACGGCTACACCGCGACTTGGGCAGGGCTCGCAGCCGCCCCTGTGGGATTATTCCCGATTTTACTTTCGCCAATCATTGGTAAATTAGGGCATAAAATTGATATGCGAATTTTAGTCACAATCAGCTTTATGGTTTATGCCCTGACCTTTTATTGGCGAGCCGTGACCTTTGAGCCTGGCATGACCTTTGCCGATGTTGCATTGCCACAATTTGTGCAAGGTTTAGCGGTCGCTTGCTTCTTTATGCCGCTGACAACCATTACGCTTTCAGGTTTACCACCCGAAAAAATGGCTTCGGCATCGAGTTTATTTAATTTCCTTCGAACCCTTGCTGGTTCGGTAGGAACATCCCTCACGACATTTATGTGGTATAACCGTGAAGCTGTACATCATACTCAACTCACGGAAGCGATTACTCCATATAATCCAATTTCCCAACAGTTCTTCCAGACGATGGCAAGTTTTGGTCTAAACGAACAACAAACAGCATCATATCTTGCCAGACAAATCACCGCTCAGGGCTTTATTATTGGCGCTAATGAGATTTTCTGGCTATCGGCAATTACTTTCCTAGCATTATTCATTATCGTCTGGTTCGCCAAACCGCCTTTTGGAAATCGCCATTAA
- a CDS encoding YadA family autotransporter adhesin, which yields MISKDGKTAFAADNTSKRDSAKAKGKDATAVGYGANASGENGTALGNNSQASGKNSTAVGQGAKATADNSVALGQGSVANEANTVSVGSVGNERRITNVADPVRGTDAANKQYVDRSVGAVRGEMKKTDKKLRGGIAGATAAANIPQVTKPGGSMVGLGVGNYKGESAVAVGYSRASDNNKVIFKVSGAATTQGDYNVGAGVGYQW from the coding sequence TTGATTAGTAAAGATGGCAAAACAGCCTTTGCAGCGGATAACACCAGCAAACGTGATAGTGCGAAAGCGAAAGGTAAAGATGCAACTGCTGTTGGCTATGGTGCGAATGCAAGTGGTGAAAATGGCACTGCGTTAGGTAATAACTCACAAGCTTCAGGTAAAAACTCAACAGCTGTGGGTCAAGGTGCGAAAGCAACTGCAGATAACTCAGTGGCGTTAGGTCAAGGCTCTGTAGCAAATGAAGCCAATACTGTTTCAGTTGGTTCAGTTGGTAATGAGCGTCGAATCACCAATGTGGCAGATCCAGTTCGTGGTACGGATGCAGCAAACAAACAATATGTTGATCGTTCTGTTGGTGCAGTTCGTGGCGAAATGAAGAAAACTGATAAGAAACTTCGTGGTGGTATCGCAGGGGCAACTGCTGCTGCAAATATTCCACAAGTGACTAAACCAGGTGGTTCAATGGTTGGCCTTGGTGTAGGTAACTACAAAGGTGAAAGTGCAGTTGCAGTAGGTTACTCACGTGCGAGTGATAACAATAAAGTTATCTTCAAAGTGAGTGGTGCAGCAACTACACAAGGTGATTACAATGTTGGTGCCGGTGTAGGTTACCAATGGTAA
- a CDS encoding EmrA/EmrK family multidrug efflux transporter periplasmic adaptor subunit codes for MSDQQTDTQNSSNNKSQQRKKGLSIFILLLLLIAIGSAAYWFFFIKGFEETEDAYVSGNQVMVSAQVAGNISKINVDNMDPVQAGDVLLELDDTNAKLSFEQAKSNLANAVRQVSQLNYTVKQLKSAVRANEITLAQAQGNLNRRVQLVKDGAIDKESFQHAKEAVELAKANLMTSQNQLEANQALLLDGPLSEQPQIQSAVSNLKQAWLNLERTKIRSPIKGYVARRNAQVGQAVSVGGALMAVVTTDQMWLDANFKETQLTHMRIGQPVKIHFDLYGKDKTFDGKVVGIEMGTGSAFSLLPTQNATGNWIKVVQRVPVRIQLDPQQLAENPLRIGLSATVKVDVSDSQGETLRNQAPTTTLYSTNVLQYDESAVNNLIESIIRDNSY; via the coding sequence ATGTCCGATCAACAAACAGATACACAAAACTCTTCAAATAATAAATCTCAACAACGTAAAAAAGGGCTTTCCATTTTTATTCTTTTGCTTCTTCTGATTGCAATCGGTTCTGCAGCTTATTGGTTTTTCTTTATTAAAGGCTTTGAAGAAACGGAAGATGCCTATGTCAGCGGCAATCAGGTGATGGTATCGGCACAAGTCGCGGGGAATATTTCGAAAATTAATGTCGATAATATGGATCCCGTACAAGCGGGCGATGTGTTATTAGAACTGGATGACACCAACGCCAAATTGAGTTTTGAGCAAGCTAAAAGCAATTTAGCCAATGCCGTTCGCCAAGTTTCTCAACTGAATTACACCGTAAAACAATTAAAATCTGCTGTTCGTGCGAATGAAATAACCCTTGCTCAAGCACAAGGAAACTTGAACCGTCGTGTGCAATTAGTCAAAGATGGGGCTATTGATAAAGAATCGTTCCAACATGCAAAAGAAGCCGTTGAACTGGCAAAAGCGAACTTAATGACCTCACAAAACCAACTTGAGGCAAATCAAGCCTTATTGCTAGATGGTCCTTTAAGTGAACAGCCCCAAATTCAAAGTGCGGTCAGTAATTTAAAACAAGCTTGGTTAAATTTAGAACGTACGAAAATCCGTAGCCCAATTAAAGGCTATGTGGCTCGTCGCAATGCGCAAGTAGGGCAAGCGGTTTCTGTTGGAGGGGCATTAATGGCAGTGGTTACCACGGATCAAATGTGGTTAGACGCCAACTTCAAAGAAACACAATTAACCCATATGCGAATTGGTCAACCGGTTAAAATTCACTTCGATCTCTACGGAAAAGATAAAACCTTTGATGGTAAAGTTGTCGGAATTGAAATGGGTACAGGCAGTGCATTCTCATTATTGCCTACTCAAAATGCGACCGGTAACTGGATCAAAGTGGTGCAACGCGTGCCTGTGCGTATTCAATTAGATCCGCAACAACTGGCTGAAAACCCATTACGCATTGGACTTTCTGCCACCGTGAAAGTGGATGTGAGTGATAGCCAAGGCGAAACCTTGCGTAACCAAGCACCAACCACAACGCTTTATTCCACCAATGTGCTGCAATATGATGAAAGTGCGGTCAATAATTTGATCGAATCCATTATTCGCGACAATAGCTATTAG
- a CDS encoding glycosyltransferase translates to MEKLTCYVIYASEKIERLSHFLQFASDSHVVPISAVTKEQVSLVGNSSALFNLKKAEELLDRIPNNKEIAHTLSHIQCWKTIAENEQLQDNDFVLIAESEIQPVENFIQHAINYANKYSSYGIIKLQHDSEGRSGERLFQIGDEPDALIYGDTNQYNYGCSLYLIRKNVAKKLTALLSETKPYWLADQFTAFHEPQNIAQARYLLGENPVQKQQDKVENPLFSIIVPIYNVERYLEQCIESVLAQDYQNYELILVDDGSPDNSIDICAKYAKQYSNIVFIHKINGGVSDARNAGIQIARGEYLMFLDSDDYWEGTTVLSDLQKIITENNPDIIFNYMSSIYPDKIVNHYINRDKLIGSFREDFQGLYQDGIYLGFPFTKTIKRELILTNHLFFIKGRSFEDVVWSFFLTKYISSYAIYKNCFYMYRRERKGSISSVATSKNQVSLFQNLSDVITEIENMKLNNELLPGFKKYVDDIYGYVITCYELLPENEKVDFLNLKEKYEKEFNALW, encoded by the coding sequence ATGGAAAAACTAACCTGTTATGTGATTTATGCTTCTGAAAAAATAGAGAGACTGAGTCATTTTTTACAATTCGCCTCTGACTCTCATGTTGTTCCTATTTCTGCAGTAACTAAAGAACAGGTTAGCTTAGTCGGTAATTCTTCAGCCTTATTTAATTTAAAGAAAGCAGAAGAACTACTTGATCGGATTCCCAATAACAAAGAAATTGCCCACACGCTATCTCATATTCAGTGCTGGAAGACGATTGCTGAAAATGAACAGTTACAAGATAATGATTTTGTTTTAATTGCTGAAAGTGAAATACAACCTGTTGAAAACTTCATTCAGCATGCTATCAATTATGCTAATAAATACTCTTCTTACGGAATTATTAAATTACAGCATGATAGCGAGGGTCGTTCTGGAGAGCGTTTATTTCAAATAGGTGATGAGCCTGATGCATTAATCTATGGCGACACAAATCAGTACAACTATGGTTGTTCGCTTTATCTCATCCGCAAAAATGTCGCAAAAAAATTGACCGCACTTTTAAGTGAAACAAAACCCTACTGGCTTGCAGATCAATTTACTGCATTCCATGAACCTCAAAATATTGCTCAAGCACGTTATCTATTGGGGGAAAATCCAGTCCAAAAACAACAAGATAAAGTTGAAAACCCACTATTTAGTATCATTGTGCCAATCTATAATGTTGAACGTTACCTCGAGCAATGTATTGAATCTGTCTTGGCACAAGATTATCAGAATTATGAACTTATTTTAGTTGATGATGGTTCACCAGATAATTCTATCGACATTTGCGCCAAATATGCTAAACAATATTCTAATATTGTTTTTATCCATAAAATTAACGGTGGAGTATCCGACGCAAGAAATGCAGGCATTCAAATTGCTCGAGGCGAGTATTTAATGTTTTTAGATAGTGATGATTATTGGGAAGGAACAACTGTTCTCTCTGATTTACAAAAGATAATTACTGAAAATAATCCCGATATTATCTTCAATTATATGAGCAGTATCTATCCTGACAAAATTGTAAACCATTACATCAACCGAGATAAGCTAATAGGTTCTTTTAGGGAAGACTTTCAAGGTCTTTATCAAGATGGAATTTATCTTGGGTTCCCCTTTACAAAAACAATAAAAAGAGAATTAATTTTAACAAACCACCTCTTTTTTATAAAAGGGCGATCTTTTGAAGATGTGGTATGGAGTTTTTTTCTTACTAAATATATTAGTAGTTATGCGATTTATAAAAACTGCTTTTATATGTATAGAAGAGAAAGAAAAGGTTCAATTAGTTCTGTTGCGACCTCTAAAAATCAAGTAAGTCTATTTCAAAATCTATCTGATGTAATAACTGAAATAGAAAATATGAAACTCAACAATGAGTTGTTGCCTGGATTTAAAAAATATGTAGATGATATTTATGGGTATGTAATAACATGCTATGAACTACTGCCAGAGAATGAAAAAGTAGATTTTCTTAATTTGAAAGAAAAATATGAAAAAGAATTTAATGCTTTGTGGTAA
- the nhaA gene encoding Na+/H+ antiporter NhaA, giving the protein MNKLSLIQQIQRFLKLESAGGILLLFSAVVAMLLANSPLNQTYNDFLNLPVSIQVGSFSIDKTLIHWINDGFMAVFFVLVGMEVKKELFEGSLSSYQQAIFPAIAAVGGMIIPALVYVFIAQHDPALADGWAIPMATDIAFALGIMALLSKQVPLPLKIFLLALAIIDDLGAIVVIALFFSHGLSVQALIFAAVAIVVLIALNRFKVTALCAYIVVGIILWASVLKSGVHATLAGVIIGFCIPLKGKNGETPLHDFEHILAPWSSFVILPLFAFANAGVSFDGIDLSMLTSPLLLAISLGLIIGKPLGVFGFSYLSVKLGIAKLPQGINFKQIFAVAILCGIGFTMSMFLASLAFNADAGESINSLSRLGILLGSTVSAIVGYMALKVTTAKNKG; this is encoded by the coding sequence ATGAATAAACTGAGTTTGATTCAACAAATTCAGCGTTTTTTAAAATTAGAATCAGCTGGCGGAATTTTATTACTTTTCTCAGCGGTAGTCGCAATGCTATTAGCTAACTCACCGCTTAATCAAACCTATAATGACTTTTTAAATTTACCAGTCAGCATTCAAGTAGGATCTTTTTCCATTGATAAAACCTTAATCCATTGGATTAACGATGGTTTTATGGCGGTATTCTTTGTTTTAGTAGGAATGGAAGTCAAAAAAGAATTATTTGAAGGCTCCCTTTCAAGCTATCAACAAGCGATTTTCCCCGCTATTGCAGCGGTGGGGGGAATGATTATTCCTGCATTAGTTTATGTATTTATCGCCCAACACGATCCCGCTTTAGCCGATGGCTGGGCTATTCCAATGGCAACAGACATTGCCTTTGCACTTGGAATCATGGCGTTATTAAGTAAACAAGTGCCACTCCCACTAAAAATCTTCTTACTTGCTTTAGCCATTATTGATGACTTAGGCGCCATTGTCGTTATTGCACTGTTTTTCTCACACGGATTAAGTGTACAAGCACTCATTTTTGCTGCAGTTGCTATTGTTGTACTTATCGCATTAAATCGCTTTAAAGTGACCGCACTTTGCGCCTATATAGTGGTGGGAATAATCCTATGGGCTTCGGTATTAAAATCAGGCGTGCATGCTACCCTTGCTGGCGTTATCATCGGATTTTGTATTCCATTAAAAGGTAAAAATGGCGAAACACCGTTACATGACTTTGAGCACATTCTTGCTCCTTGGTCATCCTTTGTTATCCTGCCATTATTTGCGTTTGCTAATGCGGGTGTAAGCTTCGATGGCATTGATCTCAGCATGCTGACATCACCATTATTGCTCGCGATTTCTCTTGGCTTAATTATCGGAAAACCTCTGGGTGTATTTGGTTTCAGTTATCTTTCCGTTAAACTTGGCATTGCAAAACTTCCACAAGGCATCAACTTCAAACAAATTTTTGCTGTGGCGATTTTATGCGGTATCGGTTTCACTATGTCGATGTTCTTAGCAAGCCTAGCCTTCAATGCCGATGCAGGTGAAAGCATTAACTCCCTTTCTCGATTAGGGATCTTATTAGGCTCTACTGTTTCAGCGATTGTGGGGTATATGGCGTTGAAAGTGACTACTGCTAAAAATAAAGGGTAA
- a CDS encoding ESPR-type extended signal peptide-containing protein, giving the protein MNKIFKVIWNRTTQSLVVTSELAKGQVKSSSDISVPTVVGRVSKLFKLSAVALATLGVAGQADAISAPLNNFTYQPNNFLIAGGGGTATDTGSVAIGHQASADHGGVAYGRFSKGTGANSAAYGIATKATGTKSVAVGSDAVASSNFAVAVGASANAKNTDDVALGAGSVTGNRNSLTSITINGNEVGNNGQESGTSVLAVGNSTSARQVQYVSAGLISATSTDAINGSQLYNVITVVNSTASTATLAQATADNAKTVADDAKTKAERADDAAAGAKGTANNALALATTANTTANNALELANQAANIYFHVNDGTEDIDRLPSEESLRTNGGSVRSSAGAQGIFSITAGMRATTTETAYNAIAMGNGASAASEDAVVVGSNSAARTGTVNATVLGANSVAEANSVNATVVGQFSAAGKDSVNATVVGSRSYVRPNTNDGTALGHYAGVDNSTTNGTSVGARTWVGENVKNGTALGVYNLVGNNTQNTIAVGVANNVKDGVKNNTIIGHGNTIASNGTTVLGNNLNIAAGLDEAVVLGNHSTTTGSHPIANVTEATVGNLTYSGFKGTVAGAGSFVSVGAVDDERKLINVAAGNISATSTEAINGSQLYAVTSQLDKTNETAKTAASSASNAVSLASTAASAATSAAEVVTSNLSKIESAASAAVSAASSANSSATAASTSASAADSSATAASSSASAADSSATAASSSASAADSSATAASSSASAADSSATAASSSASAADSSATAASSSASAADSSANSSKFFSFSSR; this is encoded by the coding sequence ATGAATAAGATTTTTAAAGTAATTTGGAATCGTACTACTCAGTCGTTGGTGGTGACGTCCGAATTAGCAAAAGGGCAAGTAAAATCATCTTCTGATATTTCAGTGCCGACAGTTGTAGGTCGAGTCAGTAAATTATTTAAATTAAGTGCTGTTGCATTGGCAACATTGGGTGTTGCAGGACAGGCAGATGCGATTTCGGCTCCTCTAAATAATTTCACTTATCAACCGAATAACTTTTTGATTGCTGGTGGCGGTGGTACAGCAACTGATACTGGCTCTGTTGCTATTGGTCATCAAGCCTCCGCAGATCATGGGGGTGTGGCTTATGGCCGTTTTTCTAAGGGAACAGGGGCTAATAGCGCGGCTTACGGTATTGCTACAAAAGCAACAGGTACTAAATCAGTTGCAGTTGGTTCAGATGCTGTAGCGAGCTCAAATTTTGCAGTAGCAGTAGGGGCTAGTGCTAATGCAAAAAATACTGATGATGTCGCGTTAGGTGCAGGTTCAGTCACTGGAAATCGTAATTCATTAACTTCAATTACAATTAATGGAAATGAAGTTGGTAATAATGGTCAAGAGAGTGGAACGTCTGTTCTCGCGGTCGGTAATAGTACCTCTGCTAGACAGGTTCAATATGTTTCAGCAGGCTTAATTAGCGCAACTTCTACCGATGCGATTAATGGTTCACAGCTTTACAACGTGATTACAGTCGTAAATTCAACGGCAAGTACGGCAACATTAGCACAAGCTACCGCAGATAATGCTAAAACTGTTGCAGATGATGCTAAAACTAAAGCAGAAAGAGCAGACGATGCAGCAGCCGGTGCGAAAGGTACGGCAAATAATGCTCTAGCTCTCGCAACAACGGCAAACACTACTGCAAATAATGCATTAGAGTTGGCTAATCAAGCCGCTAATATTTATTTCCATGTAAATGATGGAACAGAGGATATAGATAGACTTCCTTCAGAGGAGAGTTTAAGAACTAATGGCGGCTCAGTTCGTTCGTCTGCTGGTGCACAAGGTATATTTTCTATTACAGCAGGTATGCGAGCAACAACCACCGAAACAGCATATAATGCAATTGCTATGGGTAACGGTGCTTCAGCAGCATCTGAAGATGCAGTGGTAGTGGGGTCTAATAGTGCAGCTCGCACAGGGACAGTAAATGCAACCGTATTAGGTGCTAATTCTGTGGCCGAAGCAAATTCAGTGAATGCGACTGTAGTGGGACAATTCTCTGCAGCGGGTAAAGATTCTGTGAATGCAACCGTTGTAGGTTCAAGAAGTTATGTTCGTCCAAATACAAATGATGGTACAGCATTAGGTCATTACGCTGGTGTGGATAACAGCACAACAAATGGTACATCAGTTGGTGCTCGCACTTGGGTTGGTGAAAATGTAAAAAATGGTACAGCATTAGGGGTGTATAACCTTGTTGGTAATAACACCCAAAATACTATTGCTGTAGGTGTTGCAAATAACGTAAAAGATGGCGTTAAAAATAACACGATTATTGGACACGGTAATACTATTGCATCAAACGGTACAACCGTATTGGGTAATAACTTAAATATCGCTGCAGGTTTAGATGAAGCAGTGGTTTTAGGTAATCATTCAACTACGACAGGTTCTCATCCTATTGCAAATGTAACTGAAGCAACTGTGGGTAATTTAACCTATAGTGGCTTCAAAGGAACCGTTGCAGGTGCAGGTAGCTTTGTAAGCGTAGGTGCGGTAGATGATGAGCGTAAATTGATCAATGTTGCAGCAGGAAATATTTCCGCGACTTCAACAGAAGCGATCAATGGTTCACAACTTTATGCAGTAACTTCACAATTAGATAAAACAAACGAAACAGCGAAAACAGCAGCTTCAAGTGCAAGTAATGCAGTTTCTTTAGCCTCTACAGCAGCTTCAGCTGCAACATCAGCGGCGGAAGTGGTTACCAGCAACTTAAGTAAAATTGAAAGTGCAGCTTCAGCAGCTGTAAGTGCCGCTTCATCAGCAAATAGCTCAGCGACAGCTGCAAGTACTTCAGCGTCAGCGGCAGACAGCTCAGCGACAGCTGCAAGTTCATCCGCTTCAGCAGCAGATAGCTCTGCAACCGCAGCAAGCTCTTCAGCTTCAGCAGCAGATAGCTCTGCAACCGCAGCGAGCTCTTCAGCTTCAGCAGCAGATTCTTCAGCGACAGCAGCAAGCTCATCAGCGTCAGCAGCAGATAGCTCAGCGACAGCAGCAAGCTCATCAGCGTCAGCGGCAGATAGCTCAGCGAACAGCAGCAAGTTCTTCAGCTTCAGCAGCAGATAG
- a CDS encoding DUF2827 family protein yields the protein MRKYKIGITFNLEAKVTDIWANGANQNVIHLFHLFQHSSIVEDVILVSWGPEKRTTPPEGFMLDGLNLKYAYIEDVIDQLDVLIEGTLVIEPHQVTRMHQHGGKVVCYKMGNDFIMDMENFLFDKKAGRIFNGTLFDSVWMIPQHENTCKSYFSIMYRCPAYVVPAIWSPVFCDQVIKRIKEKHNLTFGYKPDAEKKAKRIASFEANINVVKTCFTPVLIAEQAYREAPEKIKNVYMCNTYDKKDNPTFFNFIGRTNLVKNGVMTVEGRYQMPDFLTRYVDIVLSHQWENGLNYAYNDALYGGYPFIHNSKLIPKGVGYYYDQFDAFEGAKVLLDVIDNHDKHHEEYVKRANEYLDSQLPTNPVNIYLYEKEIKRLFSE from the coding sequence ATGCGTAAATATAAAATTGGGATCACCTTTAATTTAGAAGCAAAAGTCACAGATATTTGGGCAAATGGTGCGAATCAAAATGTTATTCATCTTTTTCATTTATTTCAACATTCGTCAATTGTAGAAGATGTTATTCTGGTTTCTTGGGGGCCTGAGAAACGCACTACACCTCCAGAAGGGTTTATGCTTGATGGATTAAATTTGAAATACGCTTATATTGAGGATGTAATTGATCAATTAGACGTATTGATTGAGGGAACATTGGTGATTGAACCTCATCAAGTTACTCGAATGCATCAGCATGGTGGTAAAGTTGTTTGCTATAAAATGGGTAATGACTTCATTATGGATATGGAAAATTTCCTTTTTGATAAAAAAGCAGGCAGAATCTTTAACGGGACCTTATTTGATTCAGTGTGGATGATTCCACAACATGAAAATACCTGTAAATCTTATTTTTCCATTATGTATCGTTGTCCTGCTTATGTGGTGCCTGCAATTTGGTCGCCGGTATTCTGTGATCAGGTGATTAAGCGAATCAAAGAGAAGCATAATCTTACTTTTGGTTATAAACCAGATGCTGAGAAAAAAGCTAAACGTATAGCCTCTTTTGAAGCCAATATTAACGTAGTGAAAACTTGCTTTACGCCAGTGTTAATTGCTGAACAAGCCTATCGTGAAGCTCCTGAGAAAATTAAAAACGTCTATATGTGCAACACCTACGATAAAAAAGATAATCCAACCTTTTTTAATTTCATAGGACGAACTAATCTTGTCAAAAATGGAGTAATGACGGTAGAAGGGCGTTATCAAATGCCAGATTTTCTGACCCGTTATGTGGATATTGTGCTTAGTCATCAATGGGAAAATGGCTTAAATTATGCTTATAATGATGCATTGTATGGTGGCTATCCATTTATTCATAATTCAAAACTTATCCCTAAAGGCGTGGGGTATTACTACGATCAGTTTGACGCATTTGAAGGTGCAAAAGTGTTGCTTGATGTGATTGATAACCATGATAAGCATCATGAAGAATATGTGAAAAGAGCAAATGAATATTTGGATTCTCAATTACCAACTAATCCTGTGAATATTTATTTGTATGAGAAAGAGATCAAGCGGTTGTTTTCTGAATAA